In a genomic window of Thiosocius teredinicola:
- a CDS encoding M14 family metallopeptidase produces the protein MSELLREFDEFPVSLLETEAKGLHGILGGPSLFHLKGRREPALFVAVLMHGNETSGWDAIRQVLHEYLREDGFDLPRSLSLFIGNTAAAEAGLRHLPDQPDYNRVWPGSESYGTPEHELMKAVLDRMTDREIFASVDVHNNTGVNPHYACVNVLEHQSLHLAALFGRTVVYFVRPRGVTSMAMAALGPSVTLECGKVGQPHGVEHAGEYLRACLNLSEIPTHPVASHDIDLYHTVAIVRVPDDHQFSCGGSDQPINFPRDLDTMNFRELPAGSLIAECAPELVAPLDVRDERDRHVAERYFEIEDGRLLTKVPVMPSMLTCDPVVIRQDCLCYLMERYNDRLIDAG, from the coding sequence GTGAGCGAGTTGTTACGCGAGTTTGATGAGTTCCCTGTTTCTCTGCTCGAAACGGAGGCCAAGGGGTTACATGGCATTCTGGGTGGGCCGTCGTTGTTCCACCTTAAAGGGCGGCGCGAGCCGGCGCTGTTTGTCGCGGTGCTGATGCACGGCAACGAAACCAGTGGCTGGGATGCGATCCGGCAGGTGCTGCACGAGTACCTGCGTGAAGACGGTTTCGATCTGCCGCGCTCGCTGAGTCTGTTTATCGGCAACACGGCCGCCGCAGAGGCAGGGCTGAGGCACCTGCCCGATCAGCCCGATTACAACCGTGTGTGGCCGGGTAGCGAGAGCTACGGCACGCCCGAGCACGAGTTGATGAAGGCGGTGCTCGACCGCATGACGGATCGTGAGATCTTTGCGTCGGTAGACGTGCACAACAACACCGGGGTCAATCCGCACTACGCCTGTGTCAACGTCCTCGAGCATCAGTCGCTGCACCTGGCGGCACTGTTCGGGCGCACCGTGGTGTACTTCGTGCGCCCGCGCGGCGTTACATCGATGGCAATGGCGGCGCTCGGTCCGTCGGTAACCCTGGAATGCGGCAAGGTCGGTCAGCCGCATGGCGTCGAACACGCCGGCGAGTATCTGCGAGCCTGCCTGAATCTCTCCGAGATACCGACCCACCCGGTTGCCAGTCACGATATCGACCTGTACCACACGGTGGCGATCGTGCGCGTACCTGACGACCATCAGTTCAGTTGCGGCGGCAGCGATCAGCCGATCAACTTCCCGCGCGACCTGGACACGATGAATTTTCGTGAACTGCCTGCCGGCAGCCTGATCGCGGAGTGTGCGCCGGAACTCGTCGCACCGCTCGACGTGCGCGACGAGCGTGACCGGCATGTTGCGGAACGCTATTTCGAGATCGAAGACGGCCGCCTGTTGACCAAGGTGCCGGTGATGCCGTCGATGCTCACCTGCGATCCGGTCGTGATCCGCCAGGATTGCCTGTGTTACCTGATGGAGCGCTACAACGACCGCCTGATCGATGCCGGGTGA
- the rhlB gene encoding ATP-dependent RNA helicase RhlB produces MSEKHLSKTRFDSFPFSEAIMDGVRDAGFEYCTPIQAETLPIALDGRDVAGQAQTGTGKTAAFLLATLHLLDQEPAEMSRRPNQPRALMLAPTRELAIQIFNDAEVLAAHTGLKVRVVYGGTGYESQRKSLEEGVDILIGTPGRIIDYFKQHVFDLRAIQILVLDEADRMFDLGFIKDIRYLLRRCPPPAERQGLLFSATLSYRVTELAYEHMNNPQKIVVEAEQITADRVKETAYMVANDEKIPLLIGLMRTIENARVIVFINTKREADKVWGYLEGNGYQAAILSGDVPQKKRINLLKRFSSGEVSVLVATDVAARGLHIEGVTHVINYDLPEDAEDYVHRIGRTARAGAEGDAISFVCETYAFSLPDIEQYIGHKVPVDSVASELLADVDPASRVRIDKADRVQRRDGGGRKPRRGPSGNSGDKPQNQGDQAAAKKPRRRRRRPPKADGSAPA; encoded by the coding sequence ATGAGCGAAAAACACCTGAGCAAGACCCGATTCGACAGTTTCCCCTTTTCCGAGGCCATCATGGACGGCGTACGAGACGCCGGCTTCGAATACTGTACCCCGATACAGGCGGAAACCCTGCCGATCGCCCTCGACGGTCGCGACGTAGCCGGCCAGGCGCAGACCGGCACCGGCAAAACCGCCGCATTCCTGCTGGCCACATTGCACCTGCTCGACCAGGAACCCGCGGAGATGTCGCGTCGACCGAACCAGCCGCGCGCCTTGATGCTGGCACCGACCCGCGAACTCGCGATTCAGATATTCAATGATGCCGAGGTATTGGCGGCGCACACCGGTTTGAAGGTGCGCGTGGTCTACGGCGGTACCGGTTATGAGTCCCAGCGCAAATCCCTCGAAGAGGGCGTCGACATCCTGATCGGCACCCCGGGCCGCATCATTGATTATTTCAAACAACATGTTTTCGATTTGCGGGCAATCCAGATCCTGGTGCTCGACGAGGCCGACCGCATGTTCGATCTCGGCTTCATCAAGGATATCCGCTATCTGCTGCGCCGCTGCCCGCCGCCTGCCGAACGCCAGGGGCTGCTGTTTTCGGCCACGTTGTCTTACCGCGTGACCGAACTGGCCTACGAGCATATGAACAACCCGCAGAAAATCGTCGTGGAAGCCGAACAGATCACGGCGGACAGGGTGAAAGAAACCGCCTACATGGTGGCCAACGACGAAAAGATCCCGCTGCTGATCGGCTTGATGCGCACGATCGAGAACGCGCGCGTGATTGTGTTCATCAATACTAAACGTGAGGCGGATAAGGTCTGGGGCTATCTCGAAGGCAACGGCTATCAGGCCGCAATCCTGTCCGGCGATGTTCCGCAAAAGAAGCGCATCAACCTGCTCAAGCGATTCTCCAGTGGCGAGGTATCGGTACTGGTGGCGACCGATGTGGCAGCACGCGGCCTGCACATCGAGGGGGTCACCCACGTCATCAACTATGACCTGCCCGAAGACGCCGAGGACTATGTCCACCGTATCGGACGCACCGCACGCGCCGGCGCCGAAGGCGATGCAATCTCGTTCGTCTGTGAGACCTACGCGTTCTCGCTGCCCGACATCGAGCAATACATCGGGCACAAGGTGCCGGTCGACTCTGTCGCCAGTGAATTGCTGGCCGACGTCGATCCGGCCAGCCGGGTGCGTATCGACAAAGCCGACCGGGTACAACGCCGCGACGGTGGCGGCCGCAAACCGCGGCGCGGACCTTCCGGCAACAGCGGCGACAAGCCGCAGAATCAGGGCGACCAGGCAGCCGCCAAAAAACCGCGGCGCCGCAGACGTCGTCCGCCCAAGGCCGACGGCTCTGCGCCTGCATGA
- the trxA gene encoding thioredoxin TrxA has translation MSDKIVHVTDDNFESEVLQSSEPVLVDYWAEWCGPCKMIAPVLDEIAGEYDGRVKIAKLNIDDNPNTPPRYGIRGIPTLMLFKDGEVEATKVGAVSKSQLTAFIDSNL, from the coding sequence GTGAGTGACAAGATCGTTCATGTAACGGACGACAATTTTGAAAGCGAAGTGCTGCAATCGTCAGAACCGGTGCTGGTGGACTACTGGGCAGAATGGTGCGGCCCCTGCAAGATGATCGCCCCGGTCCTTGACGAGATTGCCGGCGAATACGACGGACGCGTCAAAATCGCCAAATTGAACATCGACGACAATCCGAACACGCCGCCGCGCTACGGCATTCGCGGCATTCCCACGTTGATGCTGTTCAAGGACGGCGAGGTCGAAGCGACCAAGGTCGGCGCCGTGTCGAAGTCGCAACTTACCGCTTTCATCGACAGCAACCTGTAA
- a CDS encoding YkgJ family cysteine cluster protein — protein sequence MTDAVIPVDNKCSRCHGSTCCTYMTEALGPLRSKADFDHVLWQISHEHIEVYRDESGWYLLVRGQCEHLQSSGGCAIYAQRPQVCRDYQNDWCEYDEPAETHFELHFRNYAELLAYCRKRFKRWDS from the coding sequence ATGACCGACGCCGTCATCCCGGTCGACAACAAGTGCAGCCGCTGCCATGGATCGACCTGTTGTACCTATATGACGGAGGCCCTCGGGCCACTGCGCTCGAAGGCCGACTTCGACCATGTACTGTGGCAGATATCGCACGAGCACATCGAGGTGTATCGCGACGAGAGCGGCTGGTATTTGCTGGTGCGCGGCCAATGCGAGCATCTACAGTCTTCGGGGGGCTGCGCGATCTACGCGCAGCGCCCGCAGGTGTGCCGCGACTATCAGAATGATTGGTGCGAGTACGATGAACCTGCAGAAACGCACTTTGAGCTGCATTTCCGCAACTACGCCGAGTTGCTGGCGTATTGTCGTAAACGTTTCAAGCGGTGGGACAGCTGA
- a CDS encoding 3'-5' exonuclease, translated as MTPIIIDIEASGFGKGSYPVEIGLVLPEGSRHCYLVAPARNWRHWDQEAEQVHGISRDVLEAHGRPVQDVAWRLNELLKNKVVYSDAWSFDMSWLGKLFDAANMQQSFRVADIAELIDEQQRDRWGQVKQQVVEELGLRRHRASGDARILQETWRRVVQRAA; from the coding sequence ATGACCCCCATTATTATCGACATCGAGGCTTCAGGGTTCGGCAAGGGCAGCTATCCGGTGGAAATCGGCCTGGTGCTGCCCGAGGGGTCGCGTCATTGCTACCTGGTGGCCCCCGCCCGCAATTGGCGGCACTGGGACCAAGAGGCGGAGCAGGTGCACGGCATTTCACGCGACGTACTCGAAGCCCACGGCCGCCCTGTGCAGGATGTGGCGTGGCGGCTCAACGAGTTGTTGAAGAACAAGGTTGTTTACAGTGACGCCTGGTCGTTCGATATGTCGTGGCTGGGCAAGTTGTTCGACGCGGCGAACATGCAGCAGTCTTTCCGCGTGGCCGACATCGCCGAACTGATCGACGAACAACAGCGCGATCGCTGGGGGCAGGTCAAGCAGCAGGTAGTCGAGGAGTTGGGGCTGCGTCGCCATCGCGCAAGCGGCGATGCACGTATTCTTCAAGAAACCTGGCGGCGCGTCGTTCAGCGCGCGGCCTGA
- a CDS encoding PhnD/SsuA/transferrin family substrate-binding protein, with amino-acid sequence MITATRLLLLLFIGFLLSLPAHAAPDEIKLGVFPRRSAEVTQRFFQPLADYLTERLGVPVTLHTPADYPAFWAAIERGDYDLIHYNQYHYIRAHRQYGHLVIARNEEFGRDTLRTTIWVRRDAPFKTLAALKGQKILFGGGKSALVSYIVAVDMLREAGLQPGDYLEQFAQNPPKATIGLYYGQADAAAAGDVVTLLPSVQRQIRTEQLRVLAYGKPLPHLPWAVTPDIEPELRKKLIQALRDLNLSHEGRAVLQSMRMTGIRDAKDSDYDLIRSVVRRITGESY; translated from the coding sequence ATGATTACCGCAACACGACTTCTCTTGCTGCTGTTCATCGGGTTCCTGCTTTCTCTGCCGGCACACGCAGCGCCCGACGAGATCAAGTTGGGCGTCTTTCCCCGTCGCTCCGCTGAAGTCACGCAGCGCTTCTTCCAACCCCTAGCGGACTATCTGACCGAGCGACTCGGTGTACCCGTCACCTTGCATACGCCGGCGGACTATCCCGCCTTCTGGGCCGCGATCGAGCGCGGCGACTACGACCTTATTCACTACAACCAGTATCACTACATTCGCGCCCACCGGCAGTACGGCCACCTGGTTATCGCGCGCAACGAAGAGTTCGGCAGAGACACCTTGCGCACAACGATCTGGGTGCGGCGTGACGCCCCATTCAAAACCTTGGCAGCATTGAAAGGACAGAAGATCCTGTTCGGCGGCGGCAAGAGCGCACTGGTCAGTTATATCGTGGCAGTCGATATGCTGCGCGAGGCCGGACTGCAACCCGGAGACTACCTGGAACAGTTCGCACAGAATCCGCCGAAGGCTACGATCGGCCTGTACTACGGTCAGGCGGACGCGGCAGCGGCCGGCGACGTGGTCACCCTGCTGCCCAGCGTGCAACGCCAGATTCGCACCGAGCAACTGCGCGTATTGGCCTATGGCAAACCCCTGCCGCATCTGCCGTGGGCGGTCACCCCGGATATCGAACCAGAACTACGCAAAAAGCTGATTCAGGCCCTGCGTGATTTGAACCTGTCGCACGAAGGCCGCGCCGTGCTGCAAAGCATGCGCATGACGGGCATCAGAGATGCCAAAGACAGCGACTACGACCTGATCCGCTCGGTGGTGCGCAGAATCACGGGCGAGTCCTACTGA
- a CDS encoding putative bifunctional diguanylate cyclase/phosphodiesterase gives MRHSDIPSPLQQQKLPSYRLRYAVIVSVLALLFIIVALVTYRYIADVSTRSLRAATQREQSLVYLNDSYAQLHRMQLLLHGYLMNPAPETQQRLETSSRQVRNAFNRLADDGESSHNLDAALITRSLYDSTAELGRRVDALIEIRSDPARWFPASEIIENELQPNNSLFVAHLDALIDSTGSGAEADVVKTLERLYSLRKAWLRMTDELRLIIANRFGAHAIDPQTGMQVRAQNVTLYAGQVNEMLASLTDVSTPDSDKVVATQIDSLAAYAEAWRNAYQRLATLLDSPTWRTDTTYMSEQIEPLLGRMAQRLDILRVELQSQSRKQVDTLAKVSLGLGTVLVAALAILLLFGIIGYFSVDRLILRPIRLLAENLKAHARNAQTVQPMPPAVSETRDLLNAFAEMQAQVRSRERQLDHLAHHDSLSGLPNRTLFRRKLAMAVDKAVRHESMLGLLFIDLDRFKQINDSYGHAAGDQMLIEIAKRLSKVFRQDDIVARLGGDEFAVLLENLNVRDEMSLLAAKALSAIKQPFEFEGHVFYSGASIGIAVAPADGTDPDHLIQQADAAMYAAKRDDGSSYRYVSEELTAAAVAQHTLENELRDAVKAHELQLHFQPVIAMGDGHLHCYESLLRWPHSQQGMLRPASFMDALADAGLCSAISDWALDQIPDKSPDANTPLSINLSARLLHDDAFAQRLFDRLDTGRLAPSRLILEITEDTLESDLRAASRVLHELKRRGVRIALDDFGTGHASLGHLRRFPFDYVKIDQSFIAGIGKVHNDEKLIQAIIRLAHALGMKVVAEGVETDDQRTFLAAEQCDYLQGYLVGRPAASNT, from the coding sequence ATGCGTCATTCCGATATCCCGTCACCACTGCAGCAGCAGAAGCTTCCGAGCTACCGTTTGCGCTACGCCGTCATCGTCAGCGTGTTGGCGCTGTTGTTCATTATCGTGGCGCTGGTTACCTATCGGTATATCGCGGATGTCAGCACGCGCAGCCTGCGTGCCGCTACGCAGCGCGAACAGAGCCTGGTTTACCTGAACGACAGTTACGCCCAGCTGCATCGGATGCAGTTGCTGCTGCACGGCTACCTGATGAACCCGGCACCGGAGACGCAGCAACGCCTGGAGACGAGCAGCAGGCAGGTGCGCAATGCCTTCAATCGATTGGCCGACGATGGCGAATCCAGTCACAACCTCGACGCCGCCCTGATCACGCGATCGCTGTATGACAGCACCGCCGAACTTGGCCGGCGCGTCGATGCCCTGATCGAGATCCGCTCGGACCCGGCACGTTGGTTTCCGGCATCGGAGATCATCGAGAATGAACTACAACCGAACAACAGTCTGTTCGTCGCTCACCTCGATGCCCTGATAGACAGCACCGGCTCCGGTGCCGAAGCAGATGTCGTCAAGACGCTCGAGCGGCTCTACAGCTTGCGCAAAGCGTGGCTGCGCATGACCGACGAACTCAGGCTGATCATCGCCAATCGCTTCGGTGCGCATGCCATCGATCCGCAGACCGGCATGCAGGTAAGGGCACAAAACGTAACGCTGTATGCCGGCCAGGTAAACGAGATGCTCGCGTCATTGACGGATGTCTCTACGCCGGATTCGGACAAGGTCGTAGCGACCCAGATCGATTCGCTCGCCGCCTACGCCGAAGCTTGGCGAAATGCCTATCAACGCCTCGCGACACTGCTCGACAGCCCAACCTGGCGAACCGATACGACCTATATGTCCGAACAGATCGAACCGCTGCTCGGGCGCATGGCGCAACGCCTCGACATCCTGCGTGTCGAACTGCAGTCACAATCGAGAAAACAGGTCGACACCTTGGCCAAGGTGAGCCTCGGCCTGGGCACCGTGTTGGTGGCCGCGCTGGCCATCCTGTTGTTGTTCGGCATCATCGGGTATTTCAGTGTCGACCGACTGATCCTGCGGCCGATACGCCTGCTTGCCGAAAACCTCAAGGCACACGCAAGGAACGCGCAGACCGTACAGCCTATGCCGCCGGCAGTCAGTGAAACACGCGACCTGCTCAACGCCTTCGCCGAGATGCAGGCCCAGGTACGCTCGCGCGAACGCCAACTCGATCACCTGGCACACCACGATTCGCTCAGCGGTCTTCCCAATCGCACCCTGTTCCGGCGCAAGCTGGCGATGGCCGTCGACAAGGCCGTGCGGCACGAGTCGATGCTCGGCCTGCTGTTCATCGACCTCGACCGCTTCAAACAGATCAACGACAGCTACGGCCATGCGGCCGGCGATCAGATGTTGATCGAGATCGCCAAGCGTCTGAGCAAGGTGTTTCGACAGGACGACATCGTCGCCCGGCTGGGGGGCGACGAGTTCGCTGTGCTGCTCGAGAATCTCAATGTGCGCGACGAGATGTCGTTGCTTGCGGCCAAGGCACTGAGTGCAATCAAGCAACCGTTTGAGTTCGAGGGTCACGTGTTCTACAGCGGGGCATCGATCGGCATCGCCGTAGCGCCCGCCGACGGCACCGACCCCGATCACCTGATCCAGCAGGCGGATGCCGCCATGTACGCAGCCAAACGCGACGACGGGTCGAGCTATCGCTATGTCAGTGAAGAACTCACCGCAGCTGCCGTGGCCCAGCATACCCTCGAGAACGAGCTGCGCGATGCGGTCAAGGCGCATGAACTCCAACTGCATTTCCAGCCGGTGATCGCCATGGGCGACGGTCACCTGCATTGTTACGAGTCGCTGCTGCGTTGGCCGCATTCCCAGCAAGGCATGCTGCGCCCGGCATCTTTCATGGACGCCCTGGCGGACGCCGGTCTGTGCAGCGCCATCAGCGACTGGGCGCTCGATCAGATCCCGGACAAGAGTCCCGACGCCAATACGCCATTGTCGATCAATCTCAGCGCCCGCCTGCTGCACGACGACGCCTTTGCCCAACGTCTGTTCGATCGCCTGGACACCGGCCGCTTGGCGCCATCGCGCCTGATTCTCGAGATCACCGAAGACACGCTGGAAAGCGACCTGCGCGCCGCGTCACGTGTCTTGCATGAACTGAAACGCCGGGGCGTACGCATCGCGCTTGATGATTTCGGCACGGGGCATGCCTCGCTCGGGCACCTGCGTCGTTTCCCTTTCGACTACGTCAAGATCGATCAGAGCTTCATCGCCGGGATCGGTAAGGTGCACAACGACGAAAAGCTGATCCAGGCCATCATCCGACTGGCGCACGCCTTGGGCATGAAGGTGGTGGCCGAGGGCGTCGAGACCGATGATCAACGCACCTTCCTGGCCGCGGAGCAATGCGACTATCTGCAGGGATACCTGGTCGGCCGACCGGCCGCCAGCAATACGTGA
- the rho gene encoding transcription termination factor Rho has translation MNLTELKKMPVPELNELAQSMNIEGVARSRKQDLIFAILKAHAKKGEDIYGDGVLEILSDGFGFLRSEDSSYLAGPDDIYVSPSQIRRFSLRTGDTISGKIRPPKDNERYFAMLKVDEINFDKPENAKHKILFENFTPLFANQRFHLEMGNGSTEDITARTIELCAPIGKGQRGLIVSPPKAGKTMLMQNIAQSIAMNHPECYLIVLLIDERPEEVTEMKRSVRAEVISSTFDEPAARHVQVAEMVIEKAKRLVEHKKDVVILLDSITRLARAYNTVIPSSGKVLTGGVDANALQKPKRFFGAARNVEEGGSLTIIATALVETGSRMDDVIYEEFKGTGNMEVHLDRRIAEKRIFPAININRSGTRREELLMPENELQKMWILRKILHPMDELAAMEFLYDKLKATKTNQEFFDAMKSKA, from the coding sequence ATGAACTTAACCGAACTTAAAAAAATGCCCGTGCCAGAGCTCAATGAGCTGGCGCAATCCATGAACATCGAGGGCGTCGCGCGCTCCCGCAAACAGGACCTGATCTTCGCCATCCTCAAGGCACACGCCAAGAAGGGGGAGGACATCTACGGAGACGGCGTTCTGGAGATTCTTTCCGACGGCTTCGGCTTCCTGCGTTCCGAAGATTCTTCGTATCTTGCCGGCCCCGACGATATCTACGTGTCACCGAGCCAGATCCGGCGCTTCAGCCTGCGGACCGGCGATACGATTTCCGGAAAGATTCGTCCGCCGAAAGACAATGAACGCTATTTCGCGATGCTCAAAGTTGACGAGATCAACTTCGACAAGCCGGAAAACGCGAAACACAAGATTCTGTTCGAAAACTTCACGCCGTTGTTCGCCAACCAGCGCTTCCATCTCGAGATGGGCAACGGCAGCACTGAAGACATCACCGCACGCACCATCGAACTGTGTGCGCCGATCGGCAAAGGCCAACGTGGCCTGATCGTATCGCCGCCGAAAGCCGGTAAGACGATGCTGATGCAGAACATCGCGCAATCCATCGCGATGAACCACCCGGAGTGCTACCTGATCGTTCTGCTGATCGACGAGCGCCCGGAAGAGGTCACCGAGATGAAGCGTTCGGTACGTGCCGAAGTCATCTCCTCGACCTTCGACGAACCGGCGGCGCGTCACGTGCAGGTTGCCGAGATGGTCATCGAAAAGGCCAAGCGCCTGGTCGAACACAAAAAGGACGTGGTGATCCTGCTCGACTCAATCACGCGTCTGGCACGCGCCTACAACACCGTGATTCCGTCGTCGGGCAAAGTGCTGACCGGTGGTGTCGACGCCAACGCCCTGCAGAAACCCAAGCGGTTCTTCGGTGCTGCGCGTAACGTCGAAGAAGGCGGTTCGCTGACGATCATTGCCACGGCACTGGTCGAAACCGGTTCGCGCATGGACGACGTGATCTACGAAGAGTTCAAAGGTACCGGCAACATGGAGGTCCATCTCGACCGCCGCATCGCCGAAAAGCGCATCTTCCCTGCGATCAATATCAATCGCTCCGGCACGCGCCGCGAAGAGTTGCTGATGCCGGAGAATGAGCTGCAGAAGATGTGGATTCTGCGCAAGATTCTCCATCCGATGGACGAGCTGGCCGCCATGGAGTTTCTGTACGACAAGCTCAAGGCGACCAAGACCAACCAGGAATTCTTCGACGCGATGAAATCCAAGGCGTGA
- the murU gene encoding N-acetylmuramate alpha-1-phosphate uridylyltransferase MurU: MILAAGRGERMRPLTDHTPKPLLQVAGKPLIAWHLERLAQSGITDIVVNHAHLGAMIETALGNGEKWGVRIRYSAEGEGKALETGGGIFKALPLLGGEPFIVVNGDIWSDIDFAALHLPAGDLAHLVLVDNPPHHPQGDFFLHECRVAVDGEPRLTFSGVGLYHPELFAACRPGALPLAPLLREAMAADKVSGLHHRGRWTDVGTPERLAALDEQLRN, from the coding sequence ATGATTCTTGCGGCCGGCCGCGGCGAACGCATGCGGCCGCTGACCGACCACACCCCCAAGCCCTTGCTGCAGGTCGCGGGCAAGCCGCTGATCGCCTGGCACCTGGAACGGCTTGCCCAAAGCGGAATCACCGATATCGTCGTCAACCACGCGCATCTCGGCGCAATGATCGAAACGGCCCTTGGTAACGGCGAAAAGTGGGGCGTCCGTATCCGGTATTCGGCCGAAGGTGAGGGTAAGGCCCTGGAAACCGGCGGTGGCATATTCAAAGCGTTGCCGCTGCTCGGTGGCGAACCGTTCATCGTGGTCAATGGTGATATCTGGAGCGACATCGATTTTGCCGCGCTGCATCTGCCGGCCGGTGACCTGGCGCACCTGGTGTTGGTCGACAATCCGCCACATCACCCGCAAGGGGATTTCTTTCTGCACGAGTGCCGTGTCGCGGTCGACGGCGAACCACGCCTGACCTTCAGCGGTGTCGGCCTGTATCACCCTGAACTGTTTGCTGCCTGCAGGCCCGGTGCACTCCCGCTGGCGCCGTTGCTCAGGGAGGCTATGGCCGCTGACAAAGTGAGCGGTCTTCACCACCGCGGGCGGTGGACGGATGTCGGCACGCCTGAACGACTGGCAGCGCTCGACGAGCAATTGCGCAACTGA
- a CDS encoding glutamate--cysteine ligase, with protein MGQEITDSRFDASAFTEFRRRLDAETALLANWIADERLADDERYFGFEIEGWLVDESAQPAARNQEFLAAVDDPMVVPELACFNFEINSAPLLLAPGALDAMHNALRSRWQQCERKAAELDLRPLMVGILPTVRSSDLSLDSMSPMERYRAINDQIFRLRHGEPIMLDIQGAERLQHQHDDVMLEAGTTSLQIHVQVSAREAARAFNVSKMVSAITVGAAANAPFLFGRQLWRETRIPLFEQAVAVGGSDYSKRVTFGIRYAERSILETFEANRTRYPVILPDLMDEPVERLAHLRLHNGTIWRWNRPLIGFDEHGKPHCRIEHRVTAAGPTPVDALANTALYLGLFEALMRSGDALENLLPFDTARANFYAAARDGLAARIRWLDGGEQTLAEHLTSHLVDTAVEGLVSAGVSHDEAEHWLSVIRGRAERMRTGADWQVAWVERHGRDFPALVDAYAERQVSNTPVHEWSLT; from the coding sequence ATGGGACAGGAAATCACCGACAGTCGATTCGACGCCTCGGCATTCACCGAGTTTCGGCGGCGCCTGGATGCCGAAACCGCGCTGTTGGCGAACTGGATTGCCGACGAGCGTCTGGCCGATGACGAGCGCTATTTCGGTTTCGAGATCGAAGGCTGGTTGGTCGACGAATCCGCGCAGCCGGCTGCGCGTAACCAGGAGTTTCTCGCCGCCGTCGACGATCCGATGGTGGTGCCGGAGCTGGCGTGTTTCAACTTCGAGATTAATTCGGCGCCATTGTTGCTGGCCCCGGGGGCGCTCGACGCCATGCACAATGCCCTGCGTTCACGCTGGCAGCAGTGTGAGCGCAAGGCCGCCGAGCTCGATCTTCGCCCGTTGATGGTCGGCATACTGCCGACCGTGCGCAGTTCGGATCTGTCGCTCGACAGCATGTCGCCGATGGAGCGCTACCGCGCGATAAACGATCAGATATTCAGGCTGCGCCACGGTGAGCCGATCATGCTCGATATCCAGGGCGCGGAGCGGCTGCAGCATCAGCATGACGACGTCATGCTCGAGGCCGGCACAACCTCCTTGCAGATCCATGTCCAGGTCAGCGCACGCGAAGCGGCACGTGCATTCAATGTCAGCAAGATGGTGTCGGCGATCACGGTCGGTGCGGCAGCCAACGCGCCCTTCCTGTTCGGTCGCCAACTGTGGCGCGAGACGCGCATTCCGTTATTTGAACAGGCGGTTGCGGTCGGTGGCAGCGACTACAGCAAGCGCGTGACCTTCGGTATCCGCTACGCCGAGCGCAGCATCCTCGAAACGTTCGAGGCCAACCGCACGCGTTACCCGGTGATACTGCCCGACCTGATGGATGAGCCGGTCGAGCGACTGGCCCATCTGCGCCTGCACAACGGTACCATCTGGCGTTGGAACCGCCCGTTGATCGGCTTCGACGAGCACGGCAAACCGCACTGCCGGATCGAACACCGCGTGACGGCGGCAGGGCCGACACCCGTGGATGCACTCGCCAACACGGCGCTGTACCTCGGGCTGTTCGAGGCGCTGATGCGCTCGGGTGACGCGCTGGAGAACTTGCTGCCGTTCGACACGGCACGCGCGAATTTCTATGCCGCCGCGCGCGATGGCCTGGCGGCCCGCATACGCTGGCTCGACGGTGGCGAGCAGACGCTGGCCGAACATCTGACATCCCATCTGGTAGATACCGCGGTTGAGGGTTTGGTCTCGGCCGGGGTGTCGCATGACGAAGCCGAGCACTGGTTGAGTGTGATTCGCGGACGTGCCGAACGCATGCGGACCGGCGCCGACTGGCAGGTGGCCTGGGTTGAACGCCACGGGCGCGATTTTCCTGCACTGGTCGATGCCTACGCCGAACGGCAGGTAAGCAACACCCCGGTGCACGAATGGAGTTTGACGTGA